Proteins from a single region of Dasypus novemcinctus isolate mDasNov1 chromosome 16, mDasNov1.1.hap2, whole genome shotgun sequence:
- the LOC101429315 gene encoding olfactory receptor 2AG2-like yields MAYDRYVAICHPLRYSILMRPSVCAYMVAGTWLGALLNALFHGIYTLNLPYCASREIHQFFCEISALLKLVCADITLYENGIFISGVVFLLIPISVTMTSYGQIISTVSRLGSNIGMRKALATCSSHMIVVALFYGTAIFMYFIPKAYHTAEQDEVVSLFYTILTPMVNPLIYSLRNKDVAGALKKVLGR; encoded by the coding sequence ATGGCTTATGATCGCTATGTAGCTATATGCCACCCTCTCCGTTACTCCATTCTCATGCGCCCTTCAGTCTGTGCCTACATGGTGGCTGGCACCTGGCTGGGTGCTCTGCTTAATGCTTTGTTCCATGGCATATATACTCTGAATCTGCCTTATTGTGCCTCCCGGGAAATCCATCAATTCTTTTGTGAGATATCAGCTCTCCTGAAACTTGTTTGTGCTGATATAACTCtttatgaaaatggaatatttattAGTGGTGTTGTGTTCCTCCTCATTCCAATTTCTGTCACAATGACCTCTTATGGGCAGATAATATCTACAGTTTCCAGACTAGGATCAAATATAGGGATGAGAAAGGCTTTGGCAACCTGTTCCTCCCATATGATTGTTGTAGCACTCTTTTATGGAACAGCCATCTTCATGTACTTTATCCCCAAAGCCTATCACACTGCTGAGCAGGACGAAGTAGTGTCTCTCTTTTACACTATCCTCACTCCCATGGTCAACCCCCTCATTTACAGTCTTCGAAACAAAGATGTAGCTGGAGCCCTCAAGAAAGTTCTAGGAAGGTAA